Proteins encoded in a region of the Quercus lobata isolate SW786 chromosome 8, ValleyOak3.0 Primary Assembly, whole genome shotgun sequence genome:
- the LOC115957408 gene encoding uncharacterized protein LOC115957408 has protein sequence MGNGDDSGCFFPLTSLQIGDLQSYHSDLSLFLANESKKFYILVDNRPDLGSRRAQIWQLMVTKSRLSPFANSKAQRERKEGKESCSRSNSSKAGMIKKWFAVIDAARLSRKRVLPGKNFHHSLRVSSELHKTLSGFIVFEVSWSNVRGINYLNELQTDTSLAIEAKVMLRWEFDSIARAASCISSWFSGTASEQLLLKEYLDSAIGEVFYDAEETLLESIPIDDDDDIVCNDNVCVEDNSLHSIGGNFNVYSVTDQDRTSALHTPPPPIGAYKRRKVMKSISDGELDIFSEQIQRGNDDSLENFEDALEATEYRDVLILSRFNDRDLPFKLRQIIMSDLRLLTLLEAGLPSWVIFLQSYPGFCHLYRPWMCPLARALYVLISVVTVLIGFYDLYKNVPVLKATASRLCGPLLDWIETWEMVSRIKYLGTMLFLHNFEKAVTWFLTITRTIRSFLSVCTQPLAEPFLDFFENFLPMWNVLIEVLQSFCSVIWVVIESSINLVENLVEILLSPLWFSLSLVWSIATTVLYPVFWILWELLYAPIRMVLALASFIAFICVSIYEMLQEVWQIVSSIFQVASATEATVSTYEISMWRSLWNDLFSQVFRAVRSILNGFVAFFTACNRHRLSIYNHIQKFIQRLFGQAQRSQPADSRHSRPTYETQTTLRRKEERSH, from the exons ATGGGGAATGGTGACGATTCCGGTTGTTTTTTCCCTCTAACCAGTTTGCAAATTGG AGATTTGCAGTCTTATCATTCAGATCTTAGCCTTTTCCTGGCCAATGAAAGCAAGAAATTCTATATCTTGGTGGACAATCGACCGGACCTAGGTTCACGACGAGCTCAAATATGGCAATTAATGGTTACCAAG TCAAGGTTATCTCCTTTTGCAAACTCGAAagctcagagagagagaaaggaaggaaaagaGTCTTGTTCTAGATCCAACTCTAGTAAAGCAGGGATGATTAAGAAATGGTTTGCAGTGATTGATGCAGCAAGACTGTCTCGTAAGAGGGTTCTACCTGGAAAAAATTTTCACCATTCTTTGCGTGTTAGCAGTGAGTTGCATAAAACCTTGTCTGGCTTTATTGTCTTCGAAGTTTCATGGAGCAATGTTAGAGGTATTAACTACTTAAATGAGCTTCAG ACTGATACATCTCTGGCTATAGAGGCGAAAGTAATGCTAAGATGGGAATTTGATAGTATAGCACGAGCAGCAAGCTGTATATCCTCATGGTTCTCTGGAACGGCCTCTGAGCAGCTACTCTTGAAAGAGTATCTGGATTCTGCTATAG GAGAAGTGTTCTATGATGCTGAAGAAACTTTATTGGAGTCTATCCctattgatgatgatgatgatattgtCTGCAATGATAATGTGTGTGTTGAGGATAATTCTCTACACAGCATTGGTGGtaactttaatgtatattctGTTACTGATCAAGATAGAACAAGTGCATTACACACGCCTCCTCCTCCCATTGGGGcttacaaaagaagaaaagtaatGAAGTCGATTAGTGATGGAGAACTTGATATTTTTTCTGAGCAAATACAGAGAGGAAATGATGACTCGTTAGAGAACTTTGAAGATGCATTGGAAGCTACTGAGTACAGGGATGTCTTGATTTTGTCTAGGTTCAATGACCGCGATCTCCCATTTAAACTACGGCAAATAATAATGTCTGATTTGCGGTTGCTTACCTTGTTGGAGGCTGGTCTTCCATCTTGGGTTATCTTCCTTCAGTCATATCCTGGGTTTTGCCACCTCTATCGCCCGTGGATGTGCCCTTTGGCGAGAGCTTTATATGTTCTTATCTCAGTTGTCACTGTTCTCATAGGATTCTATGATTTATACAAAAATGTCCCAGTTCTCAAGGCAACTGCTTCTCGTTTGTGTGGGCCTCTTCTTGATTGGATAGAGACCTGGGAGATGGTATCAAGGATCAAGTACTTGGGAACAATGCTATTTCTACATAATTTTGAGAAGGCTGTTACGTGGTTTCTTACAATTACACGTACGATTCGATCTTTCCTTTCAGTTTGCACACAACCACTGGCAGAACCATTTCTggatttttttgagaattttcttCCAATGTGGAATGTGCTTATTGAAGTACTACAGAGCTTCTGTTCTGTCATTTGGGTTGTGATTGAGTCTTCCATCAATTTAGTGGAAAATCTTGTAGAGATTTTACTATCTCCATTATGGTTTAGCCTCTCACTTGTCTGGAGTATTG CAACAACAGTTTTATATCCTGTATTTTGGATCCTTTGGGAATTACTTTATGCTCCAATTCGCATGGTCCTTGCATTAGCCAGTTTCATAGCTTTCATTTGTGTCAGCATATATGAGATGCTTCAAGAAGTATGGCAGATTGTTAGTAGCATTTTCCAAGTTGCTTCAGCTACTGAGGCAACAGTGAGCACGTATGAGATTTCCATGTGGCGTTCACTTTGGAATGACCTTTTTTCCCAG gTTTTCCGAGCTGTCAGGAGTATATTAAATGGTTTTGTTGCCTTCTTCACAGCCTGCAACAGGCATCGCCTTAG CATTTACAATCATATACAGAAGTTTATCCAAAGATTATTTGGCCAGGCCCAGAGATCACAGCCTGCAGATTCAAGACATAGTAGACCGACATATGAGACTCAGACCACT TTGAGAAGAAAGGAGGAACGTTCACATTAA